One window of Anaerolineales bacterium genomic DNA carries:
- a CDS encoding alkaline phosphatase family protein produces MNKVILVLSDALRYDAATANMGYLMHLVEYKKASLYKIVGELPSMSRPMYESIHTGLPSSETGIVANSVVRLSNKPNVFKLVRDAGKVTAAAAFYWYSELYNRVPYDPIDDKETDDESLNIQHGRFYTEDEFPDVELLNSAAFLVRKYAPDYLLFHPMGLDYYGEIYGSESKEYRNHATYQDSRFAPRIMEWLGMGYTVLVTGDHGVNKDGNHGGAESGQREVPFFAIQPSLKGRGETGEVISHLQIAPTALSLLGIPIPSTMEREPLTFD; encoded by the coding sequence ATGAACAAAGTGATTCTTGTCCTCTCAGATGCTCTGCGATACGATGCAGCCACAGCGAACATGGGCTACCTGATGCACCTGGTGGAATATAAAAAAGCGAGCCTGTACAAGATCGTCGGAGAACTTCCAAGCATGTCGCGCCCGATGTACGAGTCCATTCATACCGGGCTGCCCTCCAGCGAGACAGGCATCGTGGCGAATTCCGTGGTGCGCTTGTCGAACAAACCCAACGTTTTCAAGTTGGTAAGGGATGCGGGAAAGGTCACGGCTGCGGCGGCGTTTTACTGGTATTCCGAGTTGTATAACCGCGTTCCCTACGATCCCATCGACGATAAAGAAACCGACGATGAATCGCTGAATATTCAACACGGACGCTTTTATACGGAGGACGAGTTCCCGGACGTTGAATTGCTCAATTCGGCGGCTTTTCTCGTGCGCAAGTACGCGCCGGATTATCTCCTGTTCCACCCGATGGGACTGGATTATTACGGCGAGATATACGGTTCAGAATCCAAGGAATATCGCAATCACGCCACCTACCAGGACTCGAGATTTGCGCCGCGCATCATGGAATGGCTTGGAATGGGTTACACCGTTCTCGTAACGGGCGACCACGGCGTCAACAAGGATGGGAATCATGGCGGGGCGGAGTCGGGGCAGAGAGAGGTTCCCTTCTTTGCGATTCAGCCGTCCCTTAAAGGTAGAGGCGAGACGGGCGAGGTCATCTCGCATTTGCAGATCGCGCCCACGGCGCTGAGTCTGCTTGGCATCCCAATTCCATCGACGATGGAACGTGAGCCGTTAACCTTCGACTAA
- a CDS encoding ABC transporter permease, which yields MNFFSRLRRFPFWSWVWFIIGALYFILPLFATFEFSLTWDPEIPLKAYQRAFEDNDFWETFGYSNMLALATIIASVILIVPTAYWIRLRLPEARRIVEFITLMPFVVPAIILVFGMIRIYSSPIDVPFTEIQLMQPLTNFKTGTNILIVAGYMVLAMPYMYRSVDTGMRTVDIRTLTEAAQSLGANWFVIITRIILPNIRSALLSGALLTFAIVVGEVTLATFLGVNAFGPYLFLLGQHRAYEPAALSFISFLLTWAAMGLLQLVSGGQGQAAGAH from the coding sequence ATGAATTTCTTTTCCCGCTTGCGTCGTTTCCCATTCTGGAGTTGGGTTTGGTTCATTATCGGAGCGCTGTATTTCATCCTGCCCTTGTTCGCCACATTCGAATTCTCCTTAACATGGGATCCCGAAATCCCGCTAAAAGCTTATCAACGTGCTTTTGAAGATAACGATTTTTGGGAAACCTTCGGCTATTCGAATATGCTGGCGTTAGCCACCATTATTGCCAGCGTCATCCTGATCGTTCCCACCGCTTATTGGATCCGGCTTCGATTGCCCGAGGCGCGCCGCATTGTTGAGTTCATTACATTGATGCCGTTCGTTGTTCCTGCGATCATCCTGGTATTCGGAATGATCCGCATTTATAGTTCCCCAATCGATGTTCCATTTACTGAAATCCAACTGATGCAGCCCCTTACGAATTTCAAAACGGGCACAAACATCCTGATCGTGGCCGGGTACATGGTTCTTGCCATGCCGTATATGTACCGATCTGTGGATACCGGGATGCGTACCGTGGATATTCGCACGCTGACCGAGGCGGCTCAGAGCCTCGGCGCGAACTGGTTCGTCATAATCACCCGGATCATCCTGCCGAACATTCGCTCCGCTTTGCTGAGCGGTGCGTTGCTCACCTTCGCGATCGTTGTCGGCGAGGTGACCCTGGCCACTTTCCTCGGCGTGAATGCCTTCGGTCCATACCTCTTCCTGCTCGGTCAACATCGCGCTTATGAGCCGGCGGCGCTTTCGTTCATCAGTTTCCTGCTCACATGGGCGGCAATGGGTTTGCTTCAACTCGTGTCCGGCGGGCAGGGACAGGCCGCAGGCGCGCATTAA
- a CDS encoding ABC transporter ATP-binding protein, with translation MSYLTLSGITKQFGDTVVVDNFDLEIGKGEFVSFLGPSGCGKTTTLRMVAGFEIPTVGRITLDGADITDRAPNQRNVGMIFQSYALFPNMTVAQNIGFGLSVRKETKEMVKQRVDEMISLINLEEHANKFPYQLSGGQQQRVSLARALAIHPQVLLLDEPLSALDAKIRVSLRAEIRAIQRRLGITAIFVTHDQEEALSISDRIVVMNAGLIEQVGTPFEIYNFPQTQFVANFVGSLNNATAEIADPAKGLLHLNGIHLVTASDVKSKKKGDKVRISIRPERLGFASEQKKDNILDCSIENIIFLGSVVRIQVKIGDAKFNMDTFNNPFLELPKIGAKDQVTCSKEAVLVLDE, from the coding sequence ATGTCATATTTAACTCTCTCGGGAATTACAAAACAGTTCGGCGATACCGTGGTGGTGGACAATTTCGACCTGGAGATCGGCAAGGGAGAATTTGTCTCATTCCTCGGCCCGTCCGGATGCGGGAAAACCACAACCCTGCGAATGGTGGCCGGTTTTGAAATTCCCACCGTAGGCAGGATTACTTTGGACGGGGCAGACATCACAGACAGGGCTCCCAATCAACGCAATGTCGGAATGATCTTCCAGTCCTACGCCCTGTTTCCGAATATGACCGTCGCGCAAAACATCGGCTTTGGTCTGAGTGTCCGAAAAGAAACCAAAGAGATGGTCAAACAACGCGTTGATGAGATGATCAGCCTCATCAACCTCGAAGAACACGCGAACAAATTTCCATATCAACTTTCGGGTGGTCAGCAGCAGCGCGTTTCCCTGGCTCGCGCGCTTGCCATCCATCCACAGGTTTTGCTCCTTGATGAGCCGCTTTCCGCTTTGGATGCGAAGATTCGCGTCTCCCTCCGGGCTGAGATTCGCGCCATCCAAAGGAGACTCGGCATCACCGCCATATTCGTCACCCACGACCAGGAGGAAGCGCTTTCCATCTCCGACCGCATTGTTGTCATGAACGCCGGGTTGATCGAACAGGTCGGCACGCCGTTCGAGATCTATAATTTTCCGCAGACTCAATTCGTGGCGAATTTCGTCGGTTCGCTTAACAACGCGACCGCTGAAATTGCCGACCCTGCAAAAGGCCTCTTGCACTTGAACGGCATCCACTTGGTTACGGCATCGGACGTGAAATCGAAAAAGAAAGGCGACAAAGTCCGAATTTCCATCCGTCCGGAACGCCTTGGATTCGCCTCCGAACAGAAAAAGGATAACATCCTCGATTGCTCCATCGAAAACATCATTTTCCTCGGCTCGGTCGTTCGTATCCAGGTAAAGATCGGCGACGCCAAATTCAATATGGATACCTTCAATAACCCGTTCCTCGAACTGCCGAAGATCGGCGCGAAAGATCAGGTGACCTGTTCGAAAGAAGCGGTATTGGTCCTGGATGAATGA